The following is a genomic window from Acidobacteriota bacterium.
TCTCACGACTGAAGGCGTAACTCTGAACGCTGAAAAGTATCAACTTATCTTAGGTTCCAATGTATTCAGAAGTAAAAATAAATTTTCAACAAGACTATGCCATCGCCATCGAAGGCGATTTGCATCAAGCCAATGCCGCAGCCTTTGAGAAGCGGCTGGCAGAGTGTGAAATCAATCCCGACGCCGTGGCGCTGGATATGTTGGAATTTGATGTCAGCGATGGCATTGCTATCGTCACCACCATTAATGCGATTCGCCAAATTTTAACCCGCACCAAAAAATTGAAACTGGTTGCCGCGCCGCAAATCCTCTGCCATAACCTCTATCGCGTCGGTCTGTTTGGCATAGACAGTCGAATCGAACTGGTCGCCATGCGCGAAGATGAACCTTACGCATAAACAATCATCAGCCACTTGATACCCTGACCGGAAAACTATCCACCCTGGCACGCTGCTACAAAACCCTATTTGCGCTCACAGAAACGCTCATCGGCTTTTCCGGTTGTGCGTTGCGCATGTTTGCGTGGGTGTTTAGAATGCCGTTTCTTAATCAATCTCAATGGGAGTTAGTTGCATGAAAAAATTGTTCATCGCAGGGTTGTGCGCCACACTGTTCACCTTCAACCTTGCCCTTGCCGAGCAGGATTACAACGCCGAAGCCAAACAAATCATGAATCGCGCTGATGTGCAACGGGCTTTTGCGCACGTTGACGCGCACCAAGACCCGATACTTCAGGAATGGATTCAACTCACGGAAATCAATGCGCCTTCGGGCAAAGAACGTGAACGCGCCGAAGCGGTTAAAAAAATTCTTGAAAGCCTCAAACTCGACAAAATTTATTATGATGCCAAAGGCAATCTCATCGCCCTTCGCAAAGGCACCGCCGCAAACGGTAAAGCGGTTGTCATTGATGCCCATCTCGACACGGTTTTTCAGGAAGGCTTGAAAATTAAAGCGCAAATCAAAGATGGCAAATTGTATGCGCCGGGCGTCGGCGATGACACGCGCAATGTCGAAGCCATGCTTGCAACCATTCGCGCCCTCAATGATGCCAATATCAAAACCAAACTCGATTTGATTTTTCTTTTTTCCGTCGAAGAAGAGACCAGTATGCTTGGCGCGAAAGCTTTCGTAGACGAAAACAAATCGCGCATCGCTTCTTACGTTGCGCTCGATGGCGGCTATGAAAATATGACCTACGCAGGCATCGGCATCAACTGGTACAAACACCATTTTCTCGGCGCAGGCGGGCATACACGCTCAAAAACCCCGCCTTATTCGGCGACCTTGCCGATGGCGCGCGCCATTTCGCGCATCTATGCGCTTGAACTGCCGAAAGAGCCGACCGTCAATTTAAACATCGGCATGCTGGGCGGCGCAGAGGTCGTCAATGCCAAAGCCGCTGACGCCTGGTTTACCGTAGACCTGCGTTCAACCGATCAGAAATTGATTGACGAATACGAAACGAAGATTGCAGTCATCGTCAACGAAGAAGCGGCGCGCGAAGGCATGAAATTAAAAACCGAACTGGTTACGGAAAAACTTCCGGCGGCGCAGATTCCCGGCAATCGCGAATCGTTCACGGTGCGCATGGCTGAGGCGGCGCATCGCGCCATCGGTTTTGAAAATGTGCAGGTCACACCGACGGCATCGAATAACGCCAACATCGCTTTGCTGGGCGGTGTGCAGGCATTTTCCACGGGCTGCGCGCCTTGCGGTGGCGATCATTCGCTCGCGGAATGGTGCGCTATTGAACCATTTTACAAAGGCATTAAAAAGCTCATCCTGCTCGAAGTCGCGCTCGCCGGCAGTTTGTAGTCCATAGCAGGCGCTTGGTTATTAAAATCGTTTTTAGCATTTGCATTTACCCTAACGTTTTTTGTCCGACTACAGGCTACGGACTACGGACTATTTGAAAGGAGATTTATGAAAGGTCAAAAATGGTTGTTCTTAGCAAGCTGGGTTCTGCTGTTGATGTTGTTTGCCAGCGTCGGTTTTCTTTCGCTGAACTCTTTGAGAGTCGCTTATTCCGGTCAAAACGACCTACTGGCAACCGTGACCATTGACGGCAAAGAAAAAGCCATCGGGCTTGAGCAAATCAGAGAAATCGGCGGCGATGCGGCGGTCAAAGCTTTCAAAGCGCGACGCGCCACCGCTGCGACCTTCGCGTTCGGTTATGCGTTGCTGGCGCTCTTTGTCGTTTTATTCCCGTATCGTCGCGGCGAAAAATGGGCGTGGGTTGCCCTGTTGCTTGCCACCTTACTTTCGCAACTCTTTTCTCTGGCGCGGGTTTTCACTCTGGGAACCGTGCAGGGTTCAAGCGCATCGCTTATCGTGCTGGCGATTGCGTTGCTCGGATTGCTCGCGGGCGCGCCACATCTGTTTGCGAAAAAGCCGATTGAAAATTTTGAAGAAGTGAAATAACGATTACAAGTTTATCGACCCGGCAATTAAAGAAAAATAGCCAGCGGTTTCCGCATTGGAAGTTGAGTTACCAATCATCACGCCCTGATTGAGCGAAGGCGAGCCTTGAGAAATCCTGCCGGGCGAAATTCAGAAAGGCGAGGCTCTTTTCGCTCCTTGTCGGGTCTTCTGCTGCTTTGGCTTTTCCTGAGTTGGCTCTGGCGCTTGAGCGGATATATTTTTTTCTTCGTACCGCTTCATTTGACAAACCGCTTTCGCATGACTTAGTGTGAAGACCCGTGATGGGAAAAGCGGTTGCAATCATCCCAGCGCGGTTCGCTTCAACTCGATTGCCGGGTAAGCCAATCCTTCCTCTGAAGAACATCCCGCTCATCATTCACGTGGTCAATCGCGCCAAACAGGCGAATTTGATTGCGCGCGTCATTGTCGCAACCGATGACGAACGCATCTTGAATGCGGTAATTGAGCACGGCGGCGAAGCACAAATGACCTCGACTGAGGCGGCTTCGGGAACCGACCGCATCGCTGAAGTTGCAGCGCGTCTTGACGCCGAAATCATTGTCAATGTGCAAGGCGATGAACCGCTCATTGACCCCACAACCATTGATGCAGCGATTGCGCCAATGCTGGAAGACGGGCATATTCATATCAGCACCACATCGGAACCCATCACCGAAATTGCAGACGTTTTCAATCCCAACGTCGTCAAAGTCGTAACCGATAGCTTGGGCTTTGCGCTCTATTTTTCGCGTTCGCCGATTCCCTACATTCGACCGGACGGCGGACTGACGCTTGAAGCGTTTTTACAACAAGACCCGACGCGGCTCGTAAATTTTCGCAAGCATTCGGGACTGTACGTTTATCGCAACGAATTTTTACAAAGGTTTGCGCGAATGCAGCCTTCAGGGCTTGAACGCCTCGAAAGCCTTGAACAACTTCGCGCTCTGGAGAATGGTTATAAAATCCGCGTCGTCAGAGTCGCCCATCGCTCCGTCGGCGTTGACACCGAGCAGGATTATGAACGAGTGAAACGGTTATTTGAAGGGGAACGAGATGGCGCGCAAAAGTAATCTGGCGACGAAAACCCAAACGTCATCCGCTGGTAAGTCAAGTCTGCAACCGGCGAGCACGGCAAGGGATTCGATGAAAGAAATCTCTGATATTCGTCGCTTTTATCTTACTTTTCCAATTCGGAACGCAGTGCGTGCCGAATTGACCTGGACGCATTATCGTTTGCTGCTCAAAGTCGAACGCCAGGAGGCGCGCAATTTTTATATGCTTGAATCCATCAACAACAATCGGAGCACCCGCGAACTTGAACGACAAATCAATTCGCTGCTCTATGAACGCCTGGCTTTGAGCATTGCAACGCGAACTGCGTCAAGAACGCGAAAGAGTTGAATTGGAAATCAGACTTCTTAAATGAAAGATCAGAAGTGTGCCCCGCACTTTTGCGAACTCAGCAGGTTGATAGATGGTCACTAAAACGATAGGAGAATAACTGAAATGGCTAAATATATTTTCGTCACTGGCGGCGTGGTTTCCGGCTTGGGTAAAGGACTGGCGGCGGCTTCGATTGCCGCTTTGCTTGAAGCCCGGGGTTTGAAAGTCACTTTGCAAAAACTCGACCCTTACATCAATGTCGATCCCGGCACAATGTCACCTTTTGAACACGGCGAAGTATTTGTCACCGACGATGGCGCGGAAACCGATCTGGATTTGGGGCATTATGAACGGTTCTCGCACGCGCACCTGACGCGCGCCAACAGCAAGACCACCGGCAGCATTTATCTTTCGGTTATCAACAAAGAGCGACGCGGCGATTACCTGGGCAAAACCATTCAGGTCATTCCCCACATCACCAACGAAATCAAAGAGGTGATTCGCGCCGCCGCTAAAGATTACGACGTGGCGATTGTCGAAGTCGGCGGCACCGTCGGCGACATCGAATCCCTGCCATTCCTTGAAGCCATTCGTCAGATGCGCAATGATGTCGGGCGCAAAAATGCCCTGTTCATTCACCTGACGCTTGTGCCTTACATTGCCGCTGCCCACGAACTCAAAACCAAACCGACGCAACACTCCGTGAAAGAACTGCGCGAAATCGGTATTCAACCCGACATTCTCCTCTGTCGTTGCGAAAGACCGCTGCCGAAAGAGATGAAATCAAAAATTGCGCTCTTTTGTAACGTCGAACAAAACGAAGTCATTACCGCTCAGGATGTGCCGACGATTTACGAAGTGCCACTGACGTTTGCCGAACAAAAACTCGATGCCATGATTGTGCGAAAATTGAAACTCGACGCGCCGGAAAGAAATCTGAAACCCTGGAAAGAGTTGGTGCAAACCATCAAACACCCGGACGACAGCGTCACTATCGGTATGGTCGGTAAATATGTCGGTCTTGAAGATTCCTATAAGAGTTTGAATGAAGCGTTGGTGCATGGCGGCGTCGCCAACCGTCTGCGCGTCAACATCCAGTGGATTGAATCGGAAGATTTAATTGACGACGGCAACTGGCAAGCGCGACTCCAGGGATTAGACGCCATACTCATTCCCGGAGGGTTTGGCAAACGCGGCGTCGCAGGGAAACTCAAAGCCATCCACTATGCGAGAGAAAATAAAATTCCGTTTTTCGGCATCTGCCTCGGCATGCAATGCGCCTGCATTGAATATGCGAGAGATGTTTGCGGGATTAGCGCAGCCGATTCAAGCGAATTTGAAGAAACCACCCCAGACCCGATTATTTTCAAGTTGCGCGATTTGATTGGCGTCGAAGAGATGGGCGGAACCATGCGATTGGGCGCTTACACCTGTAAACTGAAAGAAGGCTCGCTTGCCGAAAAAATTTATAACACCAACCAAATCAGCGAGCGCCATCGCCATCGTTACGAATTCAATCCCAAGTACGAAGAAATCCTCGGCAAAAATGGTCTGGTGTTTTCGGGCAAATCACCCGATGGCAAATTCATTGAAATCATCGAACTCGACAATCACCCGTGGTTTCTGGGTTGTCAATTTCATCCCGAATTCAAATCCAAACCGCTGGCGCCGCATCCCCTGTTCGTTTCTTTCATTCACGCAGCTTATGAATACCATAACCGCCAGACGAACACCGACGCCGTCAGCAACGTCAGGGTCGAAGAACAGGAGATGAAGGTCGGCGCGGCAAATTGAAGTAAAAAGTAAAAAGGTGAAAGTAAAAAGTGAACAGGCAAAAATGGCGCGCGTTACATACTTG
Proteins encoded in this region:
- a CDS encoding M20/M25/M40 family metallo-hydrolase — protein: MKKLFIAGLCATLFTFNLALAEQDYNAEAKQIMNRADVQRAFAHVDAHQDPILQEWIQLTEINAPSGKERERAEAVKKILESLKLDKIYYDAKGNLIALRKGTAANGKAVVIDAHLDTVFQEGLKIKAQIKDGKLYAPGVGDDTRNVEAMLATIRALNDANIKTKLDLIFLFSVEEETSMLGAKAFVDENKSRIASYVALDGGYENMTYAGIGINWYKHHFLGAGGHTRSKTPPYSATLPMARAISRIYALELPKEPTVNLNIGMLGGAEVVNAKAADAWFTVDLRSTDQKLIDEYETKIAVIVNEEAAREGMKLKTELVTEKLPAAQIPGNRESFTVRMAEAAHRAIGFENVQVTPTASNNANIALLGGVQAFSTGCAPCGGDHSLAEWCAIEPFYKGIKKLILLEVALAGSL
- a CDS encoding CTP synthase; translation: MAKYIFVTGGVVSGLGKGLAAASIAALLEARGLKVTLQKLDPYINVDPGTMSPFEHGEVFVTDDGAETDLDLGHYERFSHAHLTRANSKTTGSIYLSVINKERRGDYLGKTIQVIPHITNEIKEVIRAAAKDYDVAIVEVGGTVGDIESLPFLEAIRQMRNDVGRKNALFIHLTLVPYIAAAHELKTKPTQHSVKELREIGIQPDILLCRCERPLPKEMKSKIALFCNVEQNEVITAQDVPTIYEVPLTFAEQKLDAMIVRKLKLDAPERNLKPWKELVQTIKHPDDSVTIGMVGKYVGLEDSYKSLNEALVHGGVANRLRVNIQWIESEDLIDDGNWQARLQGLDAILIPGGFGKRGVAGKLKAIHYARENKIPFFGICLGMQCACIEYARDVCGISAADSSEFEETTPDPIIFKLRDLIGVEEMGGTMRLGAYTCKLKEGSLAEKIYNTNQISERHRHRYEFNPKYEEILGKNGLVFSGKSPDGKFIEIIELDNHPWFLGCQFHPEFKSKPLAPHPLFVSFIHAAYEYHNRQTNTDAVSNVRVEEQEMKVGAAN
- the kdsB gene encoding 3-deoxy-manno-octulosonate cytidylyltransferase; this encodes MGKAVAIIPARFASTRLPGKPILPLKNIPLIIHVVNRAKQANLIARVIVATDDERILNAVIEHGGEAQMTSTEAASGTDRIAEVAARLDAEIIVNVQGDEPLIDPTTIDAAIAPMLEDGHIHISTTSEPITEIADVFNPNVVKVVTDSLGFALYFSRSPIPYIRPDGGLTLEAFLQQDPTRLVNFRKHSGLYVYRNEFLQRFARMQPSGLERLESLEQLRALENGYKIRVVRVAHRSVGVDTEQDYERVKRLFEGERDGAQK
- a CDS encoding DUF1016 N-terminal domain-containing protein, giving the protein MARKSNLATKTQTSSAGKSSLQPASTARDSMKEISDIRRFYLTFPIRNAVRAELTWTHYRLLLKVERQEARNFYMLESINNNRSTRELERQINSLLYERLALSIATRTASRTRKS